The Rhodothermus profundi genome segment ACTGATTGTACCGCAGCAGTTGATCGATCAGATTGAAGAAGGCGTTCTCATGGCCGGGATCCACCTGCAAGGCGCGCTCAAAGCATGCTACGGCTCGCTCCAGTTGTCCCAGTTCGGCGTAGGCCAGTCCGGCATCGTTGAGCGCGTAGGGATTGTCGGGCTCTTGCTCCAGTACCGACTCGAAGCGCTGCAGCGCCTGCGGGTAAGCCCCGCGCACGAACAGTTCTTCGCCTTCTAACAGTTGGTTTTTTAGATCGTCGCGCATCGCAGATATTTCGGATATGTGCTGGTTGACTCCGCAGCACCCTTGCTACAAAAGCATTGCCACTTGTGACGGGTCCCTTCAACACCCTCCGAAAGGACAGGGAGCCAGGGCCCGAAGCCTCTGGAAGCCCAGAAAAGTGTTACGAGGGAGATGGGCCGTTGCTATCGGTACGAGAAAAAGTTTTCCGCCGGCACGGCAAAAAATTCATTGATGCTTTAACAACTTCAGCCATACGTTCACTCTACCTCAGCAGAATTAAAATAGATGTATATGGATGTTTAAATGCTTACTTCTTTTTAGCAACACAAAAAATCTCCGCACAATATTCTGGCAATTCATCGCCAATTTTGAATAATGCATCACAATATGAATCACTTAAGGTATCCATCATTGAGTTCGGAAGAGGTTTTAACATAATTCCCTTCATAGCCAAAATTTCAAAATCATTATTTTCTAATTCATGTCTTAATGATCTAAAATCGTAGTATCTTTGGTGGCCTACTTTATAATCTAATGGTCCAAGCTGATCTAGATAGCTGATATAGCCCATTGCCTTTCCAATACGACGATGCAGAGAGGTGGCATTGGGGACAGTCAGAATAAAGCATGAATCAGCATGCATGAGCTGATACACTTTGCTCAGAAAAATGCTTGTATCCATTACATGTTCAAGGACGCCGAAAGCTAATATACAATCAAAAGACTCACTACTCACAAATTCTTCCAACATACACTTTTTAACTTCAACATTTGAATTAGCCAGTCTTTTACTTGACTTCTCAAAAAAAGTATGCGCCGGTTCTAATGCGATCATATGATCAAAATACTTCCTCAATTCCATTGTTGTCCTTCCTTCACCACATCCTATCTCCAGCGCTTTATTTCTTCTTTGAATCAGCGGTAGGGATTCAATAAATCGCAATATACGATATTTTGCCAGTCTGCCATTGAAGCCTGCTTCATAGCTATGAGTCCGGGCAACCTGATCCAATATCGATTGATATGACTTCATTGTTGTATCATTAAACTTGCTTCAAAATATCATTGATCTGCCGATTGTCGATAGCATTTCGACAAACTCATAAGGAAGCATAGCCCGTTGTTCACGTAAATACGACAGCGCCCAGGAAGCCTCATCATCTCGGGGAGTAAAGGAGCATTCTATCAGCAAATCACTTAATAGTATGGCTATCTGCAGTCCTATACCATAAGCTCGTTGGAGAATTTGCCCTCTTCGTAAGATAAGCTTTGCCAGTTCAAATCTTTGGATTCTATGCATTTGCTCCAGATAATATCCTGCAACAATCAGTGCTACCAGATGTACCAAAGCTTTCTCTTTATTGAATTTTTTTCTGTGAGATAAGGTATTTTCATGGATACATCTCATATACTTTCCGTATTTCGTTACATGCATCCTGCGGTGGGGATACATTCCACACAGACGTGCCATGAGCACCAGATCCTCGTTGATTCGAAAAAAGGAATCCGCTAACAAATTTTTAACTTCATCAACTCTAAAAAGAGAACCAGCTACCAGAGCAAATATCTCTCCGGTTTTTACAATAACTTCCAATAATTCTAATCCTGTTTTGTTATGGAATAGATATCGATCATATTGTTTTTTGAAGGCGATATGATTAAATGCTATAACTTCTGGCATTGTAATGCATAATACATTTTCCTGATTTTTCTCTACATTTCTTGCTTCTTCAAGAAAACTATCAAATTCTTCATAATAATCGTCATCGCCACACATCATACAATACGCTGTTTTTACGCGATGCACCCCTTTGCTAACAGCGTGAGCTACACCTTGATGAGGCTGTTCATCAAATACTTTGATTGTCCTACCCGATATCTTACGCTTTAGTTCATTCACTATCTCATCATCACATCCATCACACACCAGATAAACATTCATGTTATCCCATTTTCCATCCTCCATGTTTGCTAGAAAATGATCATTCCGATTGAATGTAGGAATAATCACTGTTATATTTTCTATATTCACCATATCTCACCCTATCTTTATCTATCAGATGCATTGCTCTATATTCACAAATGTAATGCCAGCCTGAAAGGCAGCCAACTGATCCAGTTCTGTATCTCCTACATAAATTGCATTTCTGGGATCTATGTTAAAAAAATGACAGACCTTCAATAACCCTTCTGGACTTGGCTTCCCCGACCACACGTCCTCCTTGCCCACAATATAAGGGGTAATCTCTCTCCAGATCGAGTGATTAAAAATTTGACTCAGTGCAGCGTGGGTATTCGAGGAAACTATTCCAACGGGCCGACTACGCCGCTTACGCAACACTTCATATAAGACAGGATGCACCGACGCCGGATCAAAGGCTGCCGCCTCCTCCTCTGCAATCAGTCGGCACAGCTCCTTGAACGCATCGCCGCCCTTTTCTATGCGCAGACGCCGCAGATTCTTATCAATACCTGCTCCCTCATCCCATACCATGCCCCAACCTTGCGCAGCGCGCGCAAGGCGCTGCTTTAGCGCACGCCAGTCGAGATGCAAACGGGCCACAGTGCCATCAAAATCACAGATTAATAGCGGCACCTCAATCAGGACACGCACGCCTCTTGCCAG includes the following:
- a CDS encoding class I SAM-dependent methyltransferase, producing MKSYQSILDQVARTHSYEAGFNGRLAKYRILRFIESLPLIQRRNKALEIGCGEGRTTMELRKYFDHMIALEPAHTFFEKSSKRLANSNVEVKKCMLEEFVSSESFDCILAFGVLEHVMDTSIFLSKVYQLMHADSCFILTVPNATSLHRRIGKAMGYISYLDQLGPLDYKVGHQRYYDFRSLRHELENNDFEILAMKGIMLKPLPNSMMDTLSDSYCDALFKIGDELPEYCAEIFCVAKKK
- a CDS encoding glycosyltransferase family A protein, which gives rise to MVNIENITVIIPTFNRNDHFLANMEDGKWDNMNVYLVCDGCDDEIVNELKRKISGRTIKVFDEQPHQGVAHAVSKGVHRVKTAYCMMCGDDDYYEEFDSFLEEARNVEKNQENVLCITMPEVIAFNHIAFKKQYDRYLFHNKTGLELLEVIVKTGEIFALVAGSLFRVDEVKNLLADSFFRINEDLVLMARLCGMYPHRRMHVTKYGKYMRCIHENTLSHRKKFNKEKALVHLVALIVAGYYLEQMHRIQRFELAKLILRRGQILQRAYGIGLQIAILLSDLLIECSFTPRDDEASWALSYLREQRAMLPYEFVEMLSTIGRSMIF
- a CDS encoding HAD family hydrolase; this translates as MRVLIEVPLLICDFDGTVARLHLDWRALKQRLARAAQGWGMVWDEGAGIDKNLRRLRIEKGGDAFKELCRLIAEEEAAAFDPASVHPVLYEVLRKRRSRPVGIVSSNTHAALSQIFNHSIWREITPYIVGKEDVWSGKPSPEGLLKVCHFFNIDPRNAIYVGDTELDQLAAFQAGITFVNIEQCI